CAAGTACAACCTATTGATGTTATGCACTACAAGTTACCCATCAAAGGCTATCGATTTGGAGATTTCACCTATCTAACAGATGTAAAAACGCTTCCTGATGCTTCCTTGGAAAAGGTACGGGGAACAAAAGTGTTGGTATTGAATGCTTTGCAAAAAGAACCACATATTTCTCATCTTACTTTGGACGAAGCTATTGCTTTGGCCAAACAAATTAATGCCGACCAAACTTATTTTACCCATATTAGTCACCGACTGGGGCTTCATCAAGAGGTGTTGACAGAACTGCCCAGCAATATGAGTTTAGCGTATGATGGTTTAGTGCTGGAAGTTTAAATTTCCACGGTTCTTTTTGCCAGGATATCTTCTAAAGCATCATCCCATAAACGGATACGCACAGATAAGGCCTCTTTTACTCCTGTTATGGCCTCGTCCCATTTGGCGTCCGAGTCGCCGCACAATTTGCTTGTCATTTCCAAGGCTAAATTGCTGTGATGGTCCCCATCTACTTCTATATGTCGTTCCAGATAGTATTTAAAAATACTGATACTTTTCGGGAATTGTGCATTTAGATCGTTTATAATAGCGATAAACATATCGGGGATCAGATCTTCTCTACTAAAAGTAAATACCGCTGATTGTACATGCGTTTTACTACTTCGGATAGTATCGAATGTATGCTTGATGAATAGGTTTGCAGCGTTGGGTATCTGCTTATCTTCGAGCGCTTCTTCCAGGTTTTTTCCTGCCTTTAATTGTTGTGCAAGAGCTAACATGCCTTTTCTATCAGCGCCGCTTTGTTCCATTGCTTCCAAATATAACTCATAATGACTTTTACGTCTTCCTTTATGGTCAATATCAGACTCTTCCCCCGTCACTATTTCATTAATGAGATATCGGGTATCTGCGTCACCTGTCGGAAACCAAGGTAGATCTACACAGGTTAAATTTCGTTGGAGAGCCTTAAGCAGCGACATGAAATCCCAAACCGCGTAGATGTGGTATTCCATAAAGATATTTAAATCGTCTATAGATTTAATAGCTTTGTATAATGGATGGTTAACTATTTGTTCCTTATAGGGTCGTATTGCTAGCTCTAATTTTAGCAGCTGCGTCTCTTGCATCATTTGATATTATATGTGTTTGAACAAAACTTTGCGAAGTTACTGGTGAAAATGGTTTTTTGGATAATGAATATGTCAAAAAAAATAATCTTTGATACATTTTTGGTGGTGCTGCTTCTTGGACACAAAGTTTTTTTCTTTTCTAAAAGAACGGTAAATGATGTATTTCTCTTATTTTTATTACCTGATGGTACTTTTGATAAGGAGAGACAAGCCTGTTGGTACATAAAAGTCTCATGCTAATGTTAAGGA
This Olivibacter sp. SDN3 DNA region includes the following protein-coding sequences:
- a CDS encoding DUF3050 domain-containing protein; amino-acid sequence: MMQETQLLKLELAIRPYKEQIVNHPLYKAIKSIDDLNIFMEYHIYAVWDFMSLLKALQRNLTCVDLPWFPTGDADTRYLINEIVTGEESDIDHKGRRKSHYELYLEAMEQSGADRKGMLALAQQLKAGKNLEEALEDKQIPNAANLFIKHTFDTIRSSKTHVQSAVFTFSREDLIPDMFIAIINDLNAQFPKSISIFKYYLERHIEVDGDHHSNLALEMTSKLCGDSDAKWDEAITGVKEALSVRIRLWDDALEDILAKRTVEI